From one Tetragenococcus osmophilus genomic stretch:
- a CDS encoding 5'-methylthioadenosine/adenosylhomocysteine nucleosidase: MKIGIIGAMAQEVKVLTESLEEIKSWEKAGATFYSGNMAGNEVIVVQSGIGKVLASLTASLLIQQYQVDLLINTGSAGGIGPNLSVGDVVIANQLAYYDVDATGFGYAFGQLPGGMPLYYETDKKLVEQIAEAAQKEGLSNKKGLIVTGDSFIDDQDKIQEILTHFPEALCCEMEGAAIVQTAQQFNVPAVVIRAMSDTADHEATQSFDEFIDQAGKRSAEMVMTFIHSV; the protein is encoded by the coding sequence ATGAAAATAGGGATTATCGGTGCAATGGCACAAGAAGTAAAAGTCTTAACAGAGTCACTAGAAGAAATAAAGAGTTGGGAAAAAGCAGGAGCCACCTTTTATTCAGGAAACATGGCAGGTAATGAAGTAATCGTCGTACAATCTGGTATTGGTAAAGTATTAGCCTCATTGACAGCAAGCCTTTTAATTCAACAATATCAAGTAGATCTTTTAATTAATACTGGTTCAGCTGGAGGGATTGGGCCCAATCTTTCTGTAGGCGATGTAGTTATTGCCAACCAGTTAGCCTATTATGATGTGGATGCTACTGGGTTTGGTTATGCCTTTGGTCAACTTCCTGGAGGTATGCCTTTATATTATGAGACAGATAAAAAATTAGTTGAACAAATTGCTGAGGCAGCCCAAAAAGAAGGACTTTCAAATAAAAAAGGTTTGATCGTTACAGGGGATTCTTTTATTGATGATCAAGATAAAATCCAAGAAATTTTAACTCATTTTCCTGAAGCTTTATGTTGCGAAATGGAAGGAGCGGCAATTGTACAGACAGCTCAGCAATTCAATGTTCCTGCAGTGGTTATCCGGGCGATGAGCGATACAGCAGATCACGAGGCAACCCAAAGCTTTGACGAATTTATTGATCAAGCAGGGAAACGTTCGGCGGAAATGGTGATGACTTTTATTCATTCTGTCTAA
- a CDS encoding M13 family metallopeptidase: protein MINLKDDFYEAINENWLKTAEIPADKPATGGFQNLDEGIEKLLMKELNDMSLGNTTIPEGKMKEAVSFYRLANDYEKREALQATPIKDLLDRIQALNNFSDLNQQLASWLKEGLPLPFDFFVDADMKNTQKHALYLVPAALILPDKTYYDTQQGEELLQVFFDMVVQLLKLTGCSQSESETIAEQALAFDHSLVPYVRTAEENADHTKIYNPRDRKTVTAYSEQIDFDRALNEVFEKPVEQVIVTEPEFFEHFNTFVTDGHLPLLKSWMYALTVVSYAKYLTEDFRQAGSLYRRSLTGIDEIPSQEKAAFHLTLNHFDQIIGLYYGKNYFGERAKQDVEHMVHSMIGVYKSRLKQNNWLGEATKEKAILKLDKIGINVGYPSKIPEVYEKLVTNEEESLVANVRRFTQLVRKDNFKKFKQPVDRNEWEMAASTVNAYYNGSLNIIVFPAAILQAPFYSLEQSASANYGGIGAVIAHEISHAFDNNGAKFDEYGNLNNWWTKEDLSYFESLAQEMIDEFDGLEIAGGTVNGTLTVSENIADAGGLSCALEAAKNEKQTDLEAFFRNWAKIWRTKAKQQYQQLLLAIDVHAPAKLRANVQLQNLDDFFTVFDIHPTDKMYRKPENRVRIW, encoded by the coding sequence ATGATAAACTTAAAAGATGATTTCTATGAAGCTATTAATGAGAACTGGCTAAAGACTGCAGAAATACCTGCAGATAAACCCGCAACAGGTGGTTTCCAAAATTTGGACGAAGGTATCGAAAAACTTTTAATGAAAGAATTAAACGATATGTCCTTAGGTAACACTACTATACCTGAAGGCAAAATGAAAGAAGCGGTCTCTTTTTACCGCTTAGCTAACGATTATGAGAAAAGAGAGGCATTGCAAGCAACGCCAATTAAAGATTTACTTGATCGTATTCAAGCGCTCAATAACTTTAGCGACCTTAACCAACAATTAGCTAGCTGGCTTAAAGAAGGCTTGCCTTTGCCTTTTGATTTTTTTGTCGATGCAGATATGAAAAACACCCAAAAACATGCTTTATATCTTGTACCGGCTGCTTTGATATTACCAGATAAGACCTATTATGATACACAACAAGGAGAAGAGCTGCTACAAGTCTTTTTTGACATGGTTGTCCAACTACTAAAATTAACGGGATGTAGTCAATCAGAAAGCGAAACAATCGCAGAACAAGCACTGGCTTTTGATCATAGTTTAGTCCCTTATGTACGCACAGCTGAAGAAAACGCTGATCATACCAAAATCTATAATCCGCGCGATCGGAAAACCGTGACAGCTTATTCAGAGCAAATTGATTTTGACAGAGCGCTTAATGAAGTATTTGAGAAACCAGTCGAACAAGTCATTGTAACTGAACCAGAATTTTTTGAACATTTTAATACTTTTGTCACAGATGGCCATCTTCCTTTACTGAAAAGCTGGATGTACGCATTAACAGTAGTATCCTATGCTAAATATTTAACTGAAGACTTTCGCCAAGCTGGCAGCCTATATCGCCGCTCTTTAACAGGTATCGATGAAATCCCATCTCAAGAAAAAGCTGCTTTTCATCTGACATTGAACCATTTTGACCAAATTATTGGATTATATTACGGAAAAAATTATTTTGGAGAAAGAGCAAAACAAGATGTCGAACATATGGTTCATTCAATGATTGGCGTTTATAAAAGCCGATTAAAACAAAACAATTGGTTAGGCGAAGCGACCAAAGAAAAAGCTATTTTAAAGTTGGATAAGATAGGAATCAATGTCGGTTATCCATCTAAAATCCCAGAAGTCTACGAAAAGTTAGTAACAAACGAAGAGGAATCGTTAGTAGCAAATGTCCGTCGTTTTACACAACTAGTTCGTAAAGATAACTTTAAAAAATTCAAACAACCTGTTGATCGCAATGAATGGGAAATGGCGGCTTCTACAGTAAATGCTTATTATAACGGATCATTAAATATTATTGTTTTCCCCGCAGCTATCTTACAAGCTCCATTTTATAGCCTTGAACAATCCGCTAGTGCTAATTATGGCGGAATTGGCGCTGTTATTGCTCATGAAATTTCTCATGCTTTTGATAATAACGGGGCAAAGTTTGATGAATACGGTAATTTAAATAACTGGTGGACAAAAGAAGACCTGTCCTATTTTGAAAGCTTAGCACAAGAAATGATTGATGAATTTGATGGACTAGAAATTGCTGGAGGAACAGTTAATGGTACACTGACCGTCTCGGAAAATATTGCCGACGCTGGCGGTTTAAGTTGTGCTTTAGAAGCAGCTAAAAACGAAAAACAAACAGACTTAGAAGCCTTCTTTAGAAATTGGGCAAAAATTTGGCGTACCAAAGCCAAGCAACAATATCAACAATTACTACTAGCAATTGATGTTCATGCGCCTGCAAAATTACGCGCGAATGTTCAATTACAAAACTTAGATGACTTTTTCACCGTTTTTGATATTCATCCAACTGATAAAATGTACCGGAAACCTGAAAATCGCGTGAGAATTTGGTAG
- the macP gene encoding cell wall synthase accessory phosphoprotein MacP produces the protein MAKDPLISRSQLRKQRNETRRSAQQQDREQAEKKYHEEEERIDNYYRKQLKKNKPINTTRSSQNQRSRRMNTFLMKWIVIVFLLLVLVLMMVFFL, from the coding sequence ATGGCAAAAGACCCGCTTATTTCTCGTTCACAGTTGCGAAAACAACGAAACGAAACTAGAAGAAGTGCGCAACAGCAAGATCGTGAACAAGCAGAGAAAAAATATCATGAAGAAGAAGAAAGAATCGATAATTATTATCGAAAACAATTGAAAAAAAATAAACCAATCAATACGACACGTTCTAGTCAAAATCAACGGTCGCGTCGAATGAACACATTTTTAATGAAGTGGATCGTTATTGTATTTTTACTATTGGTTCTTGTATTAATGATGGTTTTCTTTTTATAA
- a CDS encoding NUDIX hydrolase encodes MRNFADFAETTITRKQLYQGKIIDVALDDVQLPDGGTSKRELVFHAGGVGIIALTPENKMVFVRQFRKPLEKVILEIPAGKIDPGENDHPEVTGKRELEEETGYTCSSMTHIASMYLSPGFSNEMMHIYQANNIKKTDNPKSQDEDELLELYELTLDEAEQAIKDQTICDAKTVYAINWWKLLLAQRSV; translated from the coding sequence ATGCGAAATTTTGCAGATTTTGCAGAAACGACAATAACTAGAAAACAACTATATCAAGGAAAAATCATAGATGTAGCTTTAGATGATGTTCAATTGCCTGATGGAGGAACTTCTAAACGAGAATTGGTATTTCATGCAGGAGGTGTAGGTATTATCGCGCTTACTCCGGAAAATAAGATGGTGTTTGTGCGTCAATTTCGTAAACCTTTAGAAAAAGTTATTCTAGAAATACCCGCTGGTAAAATAGATCCAGGAGAAAATGATCATCCAGAGGTAACGGGCAAGCGGGAATTAGAAGAAGAAACAGGGTATACATGCAGCTCTATGACACATATTGCTTCTATGTACTTATCTCCGGGCTTTTCTAATGAAATGATGCATATCTATCAAGCCAACAACATAAAAAAAACAGATAATCCTAAATCTCAAGACGAAGATGAATTGCTCGAACTTTATGAACTGACATTAGATGAAGCTGAACAAGCAATAAAAGATCAAACCATTTGCGACGCTAAAACAGTCTATGCTATTAATTGGTGGAAATTATTGCTTGCTCAAAGGAGTGTTTGA